A DNA window from Pseudodesulfovibrio thermohalotolerans contains the following coding sequences:
- a CDS encoding ATP-binding protein, translating to MRIFPRLKFRTKLNLGMSAILVGMAVLLLPLVGTMSASSLVEESKKRGSALAEGLSVRAVDPMLARDFLRLKNMVDEQSTVEDVIYAFVQDKNGYVMVHTFQKGFPVDLIEANKVEKGESLNIQLLADGSRRIYDFAAPILVSDGRLGTVRIGLSQSRIQLAVQRQITLMAGLFAGALLLATSLGTVFARRVTVRLHRLRSHAEEMLMGNLDTISGPSWGIHCWEKQNCNTPQCPAYGETKRRCWYIAGTMCPDCNNEDNFQCRLQSCRLCPVYRENAGDEIQDLAETFDVMALSLKSHIEELRGAERNLRDQQRLTRTILDVTPDRVSLVDATMRYRGCNKSFAESVGISLAAIEGKTDFDLFPEAEAEERHMAARDILQSGRRLDTQVMVEGGGGEHWFHVVCVPVFNDEGRIDGLLRTDRDISDIKRYENQLIQAQKMESLGLLAGGVAHEINTPLGIILGYAQLLQEDVDEDSQIHQDLAIIEKQTQVCKKIVADLLGFSRQTQSAKREMCFNNSVMEAVSLVRHTLELDKVEIVTQLDDRYPIIYGDPEKLKQVWINLLTNARDAMGGHGGTILIRTRLDTPGGIVSLWVADNGSGIAEDGLKKIFDPFYSTKAVDKGTGLGLSVSFGIIEDHGGDIQALSPVPEEFGFPPEAKGGAEGGGTVFEVNLPLDHQGMDGGEPEKE from the coding sequence GTGATTTTCTGCGTCTCAAGAACATGGTCGACGAGCAGTCCACCGTGGAGGACGTGATTTACGCCTTCGTGCAGGACAAGAACGGCTATGTCATGGTCCACACTTTTCAGAAGGGATTCCCGGTCGATCTTATCGAAGCCAACAAGGTGGAAAAGGGCGAATCCCTGAACATCCAGCTTCTGGCCGACGGCTCCCGCCGCATTTACGATTTCGCGGCCCCGATCCTCGTCTCGGACGGACGGCTCGGCACCGTTCGCATCGGGCTGTCCCAGTCGCGCATTCAGTTGGCCGTGCAACGGCAGATCACCCTCATGGCCGGTCTCTTCGCCGGGGCACTGCTTCTGGCCACATCTCTGGGAACGGTCTTCGCCCGTCGCGTCACCGTTCGGCTGCACAGGCTGCGCAGTCATGCCGAGGAGATGCTCATGGGCAACCTCGACACCATTTCCGGTCCCTCCTGGGGTATTCATTGCTGGGAAAAGCAAAACTGCAACACTCCGCAGTGTCCGGCCTATGGCGAGACCAAGCGTCGGTGCTGGTACATTGCCGGAACCATGTGCCCGGACTGCAACAACGAGGACAATTTCCAGTGCCGGTTGCAGTCCTGCCGCCTCTGTCCGGTGTATCGCGAGAACGCGGGCGACGAGATTCAGGATTTGGCCGAGACCTTCGACGTCATGGCCCTGTCGCTGAAAAGCCATATCGAGGAGCTGCGCGGAGCCGAGCGCAACCTGCGCGACCAGCAGCGGCTGACCCGGACCATTCTGGACGTGACCCCGGACCGCGTTTCCCTGGTGGACGCCACCATGCGTTACCGGGGATGCAACAAGAGCTTCGCCGAATCCGTGGGCATCTCCCTGGCCGCCATCGAGGGCAAGACCGATTTCGATCTCTTCCCCGAGGCCGAGGCCGAGGAACGCCACATGGCGGCCCGAGACATCCTTCAGTCCGGGCGTCGGCTGGACACCCAGGTCATGGTCGAGGGGGGCGGCGGCGAGCACTGGTTCCACGTGGTCTGCGTCCCTGTTTTCAACGACGAGGGACGTATCGACGGGCTGCTTCGGACCGACCGCGACATTTCAGACATCAAGCGATACGAGAACCAGCTCATTCAGGCCCAGAAGATGGAATCCCTGGGACTGCTTGCCGGCGGCGTCGCCCATGAAATCAACACCCCGCTCGGCATTATTCTGGGATACGCCCAGTTGCTGCAGGAGGATGTGGACGAGGACAGCCAGATTCACCAGGATCTGGCCATCATTGAGAAGCAGACCCAGGTGTGCAAGAAGATCGTCGCCGATTTGCTCGGCTTTTCCCGTCAGACCCAGTCCGCCAAGCGCGAGATGTGCTTCAACAACTCGGTCATGGAGGCGGTCTCCCTGGTGCGCCATACCCTGGAGCTCGACAAGGTGGAGATCGTCACCCAACTCGATGACCGCTACCCGATCATCTACGGTGACCCCGAGAAGCTCAAGCAGGTCTGGATCAACCTCCTGACCAACGCGCGTGACGCCATGGGCGGCCACGGCGGCACCATTCTCATCCGCACTCGGCTGGATACCCCCGGCGGCATCGTCTCGCTGTGGGTGGCCGACAACGGTTCGGGCATAGCCGAGGATGGACTCAAGAAGATTTTCGATCCGTTTTACAGCACCAAGGCCGTGGACAAGGGCACGGGGCTCGGGCTGTCCGTCTCTTTTGGCATCATCGAGGACCATGGCGGCGATATCCAAGCCCTCAGCCCGGTCCCCGAGGAATTCGGGTTTCCCCCGGAGGCCAAGGGCGGCGCCGAGGGCGGCGGAACGGTCTTTGAAGTGAACCTCCCGCTGGACCATCAGGGAATGGACGGCGGGGAGCCTGAAAAGGAGTAG
- a CDS encoding response regulator, producing MANILVLDDITDAGMLVKRILERKGHKVWNFTEEEDALKHSTCNRIDLAILDIKLKKMTGVEALEELKKVNPDMKAIMLTGYPTLETARESLRLGAQEYCVKPINKEELEAKVAEVLGTGE from the coding sequence ATGGCGAATATATTGGTACTCGACGATATTACCGATGCCGGGATGCTGGTAAAACGCATTCTGGAGCGAAAGGGCCACAAGGTCTGGAATTTCACCGAGGAGGAGGATGCCCTCAAGCACTCGACCTGCAACAGGATCGATCTGGCCATCCTCGATATCAAGCTCAAGAAGATGACCGGGGTGGAGGCCCTGGAGGAACTCAAGAAGGTCAACCCCGACATGAAGGCGATCATGCTCACCGGCTACCCCACCCTGGAGACCGCCCGCGAGTCCCTGCGCCTCGGTGCGCAGGAGTACTGCGTCAAGCCCATCAACAAGGAGGAGCTGGAGGCCAAGGTGGCCGAGGTCCTCGGAACCGGGGAATAG